A single window of Rhipicephalus microplus isolate Deutch F79 chromosome 5, USDA_Rmic, whole genome shotgun sequence DNA harbors:
- the LOC142817376 gene encoding uncharacterized protein LOC142817376 isoform X2 — MEEFVTCVIKHFPPKVGRKVQELMDLFDGMSFFEAVQIMCKASLDSSAAMFDDFMTMNTESGEEIDDVKAKLLECHTMVFKE; from the exons ATGGAGGAATTTGTCACCTGCGTCATAAAACATTTTCCACCGAAG GTGGGCCGTAAAGTACAAGAACTAATGGATTTGTTTGACGGAATGTCATTTTTCGAAGCTGTGCAGATCATGTGCAAGGCATCGTTGGATTCTTCTGCGGCGATG TTTGATGACTTTATGACCATGAATACA GAGAGCGGAGAGGAGATTGACGATGTAAAAGCCAAATTATTGGAGTGCCACACGATGGTTTTCAAAGAATAG
- the LOC142817376 gene encoding uncharacterized protein LOC142817376 isoform X3 produces MPLGRIAVGRKVQELMDLFDGMSFFEAVQIMCKASLDSSAAMFDDFMTMNTESGEEIDDVKAKLLECHTMVFKE; encoded by the exons GTGGGCCGTAAAGTACAAGAACTAATGGATTTGTTTGACGGAATGTCATTTTTCGAAGCTGTGCAGATCATGTGCAAGGCATCGTTGGATTCTTCTGCGGCGATG TTTGATGACTTTATGACCATGAATACA GAGAGCGGAGAGGAGATTGACGATGTAAAAGCCAAATTATTGGAGTGCCACACGATGGTTTTCAAAGAATAG